TTTCCGGCTCAGGCTAGTCCAGCAGTGAGTAAGGCAGCGGCTGAACCGTCAAGCGGCTGCTGCTGTCATCGCGCACCCGCAGCAGGCTTTGGGCATCCAAATCATTGTTCAGTACCGCTTGTACCCACAGCGTACCATCCTGTAACAGGCAACTTGCCAGCACCGTTCCGGTACGACGCCAGTTTTCACCTAACTGAAGCTCCAGTTCGTCACCGATGGCTGGCGTGGTAGCGGCTGTACCGGCAAGCCAGTAAAGGGCGCGTTTGTTGGCTCCCCGGTATTTGGCGCGCGCCACCATTTCCTGACCGCTATAACACCCTTTGGTAAAGCTAATGCCCTGTAATGCCTGCAAGTTAGTCGCCTGAGGAATGAACTGTGCGCTGTTCGTGCTGTCAATAATCGGGAGCCCGGCTTCAATGTCCAGCGCCAGCCACTGGCGGCTGTCATTGGCCTGAAGCGCAGGCAGCAGGGCTTCGTTCAGCGTTTGTGCGCGCCCGGAGCTGAGTATCAGCAAAAAGCGCTCGGCGGGCTGGGCGAGGTAGAGCAGTGTGGCTCCCGGCTGTTGCACCACCGTGTTATCGGCGTCGGGTAATGTATCGAACACCCCGGCCAGATGTTCACGGATATTCAGGCCTGCGGCTCCCAGCAGTACCACGCTGTCGTCAGCGCTCAGGGTGGTTTTGGAAAATACCGCGTACTTCTTCAGTTCCGACAGTTGTGAGTCACGCAGGCTGCGGCGCTCCAGATAAGCCAGTCCCTCGCCATAATGGAACAGGCGCAGAGTGCTCCACATTTTTCCTTTGGCATCACAATGGCCGCATAAAACATGCTGGCTGTCAGTCAGGGCAGCCACAT
This sequence is a window from Dickeya aquatica. Protein-coding genes within it:
- the ygfZ gene encoding tRNA-modifying protein YgfZ, with the translated sequence MAHTFTAQPLFPCTQLPATLIALDDWALITLTGPDTVKYLQGQLTADVAALTDSQHVLCGHCDAKGKMWSTLRLFHYGEGLAYLERRSLRDSQLSELKKYAVFSKTTLSADDSVVLLGAAGLNIREHLAGVFDTLPDADNTVVQQPGATLLYLAQPAERFLLILSSGRAQTLNEALLPALQANDSRQWLALDIEAGLPIIDSTNSAQFIPQATNLQALQGISFTKGCYSGQEMVARAKYRGANKRALYWLAGTAATTPAIGDELELQLGENWRRTGTVLASCLLQDGTLWVQAVLNNDLDAQSLLRVRDDSSSRLTVQPLPYSLLD